In the genome of Chryseobacterium sp. 52, the window TATAGACAGCCGTACTTCTGCAGAACTTATCTTTGATCAGGGATTAGGAGACGTTTTCAGTGTTAGGATTGCCGGTAATTTTGTCAATCAGGATATTTTAGGTTCCATGGAATTTGGTTGTAACGTTGCAGGTTCCAAGCTTGTTGTTGTTTTAGGACACACTAAGTGCGGTGCATTAAAAGGAGGTTTGGATGCAGCACAAATCCAAGAAATGGGGATGGATAACCTCAACCACCTGATCAATCATTTCGACCCAATCATCAATGAAATTATTGAAGAAGGCGAAGAGCGTTCATCAAAAAACGGCGCGCTTTTAGAGAGACTGAATCAGCAAAACGTAAAAAGCGCAATCGAAGATATCCGTACACAAAGTTCAACGCTTAAAAAGCTTGAAGATGAAGGTAAGATTAAAATAGTTGGAGCGAACTATGACGTTGAAACCGGAGTTGTAACTTGGTTGTAAGAGATAAAAGTTTGCACATTTTTATTACACATACATAAAAAATCAAGTTATAATTAGATTGGAGATTGATTTTTAAAGCATACAACAAAGACCACCGATAATCGGTGGTCTTTATGT includes:
- a CDS encoding carbonic anhydrase — protein: MKAHTYETQSTITPEKALDFLKDGNQRFVNNLKANRDLLGQVNATREGQWPFAVILSCIDSRTSAELIFDQGLGDVFSVRIAGNFVNQDILGSMEFGCNVAGSKLVVVLGHTKCGALKGGLDAAQIQEMGMDNLNHLINHFDPIINEIIEEGEERSSKNGALLERLNQQNVKSAIEDIRTQSSTLKKLEDEGKIKIVGANYDVETGVVTWL